A part of Thermotoga petrophila RKU-1 genomic DNA contains:
- a CDS encoding glycoside hydrolase family 3 N-terminal domain-containing protein translates to MELYRDPSQPIEVRVRDLLSRMTLEEKAAQLGSVWGYELIDERGKFSREKAKELLKNGIGQVTRPGGSTNLEPQEAAELVNEIQRFLVEETRLGIPAMIHEECLTGYMGLGGTNFPQAIAMASTWDPDLIEKMTTAIREDMRKIGAHQGLAPVLDVARDPRWGRTEETFGESPYLVARMGVSYVKGLQGEDIKKGVVATVKHFAGYSASEGGKNWAPTNIPEREFKEVFLFPFEAAVKEANVLSVMNSYSEIDGVPCAANRKLLTDILRKDWGFKGIVVSDYFAVKVLEDYHRIARDKSEAARLALEAGIDVELPKTECYQYLKDLVEKGIISEALIDEAVARVLRLKFMLGLFENPYVEVEKAKIESHKDIALDIARKSIILLKNDGILPLQKNKKVALIGPNAGEVRNLLGDYMYLAHIRALLDNIDDVFGNPQIPRENYERLKKSIEEHMKSIPSVLDAFKEEGIEFEYAKGCEVTGEDRSGFEEAIEIAKKSDVAIVVVGDKSGLTLDCTTGESRDMANLKLPGVQEELVLEVAKTGKPVVLVLITGRPYSLKNVVDKVNAILQVWLPGEAGGRAIVDIIYGKVNPSGKLPISFPRSAGQIPVFHYVKPSGGRSHWHGDYVDESTKPLFPFGHGLSYTKFEYSNLRIEPKEVPPAGEVVIKVDVENTGDRDGDEVVQLYIGREFASVTRPVKELKGFKRVSLKAKEKKTVVFRLHMDVLAYYDRDMKLVVEPGEFKVMVGSSSEDIRLTGSFTVVGEKREVVGMRKFFTEACEE, encoded by the coding sequence ATGGAACTGTACAGGGATCCTTCGCAACCCATTGAAGTGAGAGTGAGAGATCTTCTTTCCAGAATGACGCTGGAAGAGAAAGCAGCCCAGCTTGGGTCTGTCTGGGGTTACGAACTGATAGACGAGAGAGGAAAGTTCAGTAGAGAAAAAGCAAAAGAACTCCTCAAAAATGGTATTGGTCAGGTCACGAGGCCCGGTGGATCGACGAACCTTGAACCTCAAGAAGCCGCGGAACTTGTGAACGAAATACAGAGATTTCTCGTGGAAGAAACACGCCTTGGAATTCCTGCGATGATACACGAGGAATGTCTCACCGGTTACATGGGACTTGGAGGAACCAACTTCCCTCAGGCAATAGCAATGGCGAGTACATGGGATCCGGATCTCATAGAAAAAATGACCACCGCCATCAGAGAGGATATGAGAAAGATAGGAGCACATCAGGGTCTCGCACCCGTTCTGGATGTCGCAAGAGACCCGAGGTGGGGAAGAACGGAAGAAACGTTCGGAGAATCTCCCTACCTGGTGGCGAGGATGGGAGTCTCTTACGTAAAAGGCCTCCAAGGTGAGGATATCAAAAAAGGTGTCGTTGCCACAGTGAAACACTTCGCCGGATACAGCGCTTCTGAAGGCGGAAAGAACTGGGCCCCAACGAACATTCCGGAGAGGGAATTCAAAGAGGTCTTTCTCTTTCCGTTCGAAGCGGCTGTTAAAGAAGCGAATGTGCTTTCTGTGATGAACTCCTACAGCGAGATAGACGGTGTCCCATGTGCAGCGAACAGGAAACTCCTCACAGACATTCTCAGAAAAGACTGGGGGTTCAAAGGAATCGTCGTTTCTGACTATTTCGCTGTGAAAGTTCTGGAAGATTATCACAGAATAGCAAGGGATAAGTCAGAAGCCGCAAGACTCGCGCTCGAAGCGGGGATAGATGTTGAACTTCCGAAGACAGAATGTTATCAATATTTGAAAGACCTTGTTGAAAAAGGCATCATCTCCGAAGCTTTGATCGACGAGGCAGTCGCCAGGGTGCTGAGGCTGAAGTTCATGCTCGGACTCTTCGAGAATCCCTACGTTGAGGTGGAAAAAGCGAAAATAGAAAGCCACAAAGACATCGCACTCGATATAGCAAGGAAATCCATTATCCTTCTCAAGAATGATGGAATTTTGCCTCTTCAGAAAAACAAAAAAGTTGCCCTGATCGGACCGAACGCGGGTGAGGTGAGAAATCTCCTCGGAGATTACATGTATCTTGCACACATAAGGGCTCTCCTCGACAACATAGACGATGTCTTTGGAAATCCTCAGATCCCGAGAGAAAACTACGAAAGACTGAAGAAGAGCATAGAAGAACATATGAAGAGTATTCCGAGTGTTCTCGACGCCTTCAAAGAAGAAGGGATCGAATTCGAATACGCAAAGGGCTGTGAAGTGACAGGGGAAGACAGAAGCGGCTTCGAAGAGGCGATAGAAATTGCAAAGAAATCCGACGTTGCCATCGTTGTCGTAGGAGACAAATCTGGACTCACCCTTGATTGCACAACCGGTGAGTCCAGAGACATGGCAAACCTCAAGCTTCCAGGAGTCCAGGAAGAACTCGTCCTCGAAGTCGCAAAGACAGGAAAACCCGTCGTTCTTGTCCTCATCACGGGAAGACCCTACTCACTCAAAAACGTCGTCGACAAGGTGAACGCCATCCTTCAGGTGTGGCTTCCGGGGGAGGCGGGAGGAAGAGCGATCGTTGACATCATCTACGGAAAGGTGAATCCCTCTGGAAAACTCCCGATCAGTTTCCCAAGAAGCGCTGGTCAGATTCCTGTCTTCCACTACGTCAAACCCTCCGGAGGAAGGTCTCACTGGCACGGAGACTACGTAGACGAGAGCACAAAGCCTCTTTTCCCGTTTGGGCACGGTTTGTCTTACACGAAGTTCGAGTACAGCAACCTCCGGATCGAGCCGAAGGAAGTGCCACCGGCCGGTGAGGTGGTGATAAAGGTGGACGTGGAAAACACTGGAGACAGAGACGGAGACGAGGTGGTTCAGCTTTACATCGGTCGTGAGTTTGCGAGCGTCACAAGGCCTGTGAAAGAGCTGAAGGGCTTCAAGAGGGTTTCTTTGAAGGCGAAAGAGAAGAAGACTGTCGTGTTCAGGCTTCACATGGACGTGCTCGCCTACTACGACAGAGACATGAAACTCGTGGTCGAACCGGGTGAATTCAAAGTGATGGTAGGAAGCTCTTCTGAAGACATCAGACTCACTGGTTCCTTCACTGTGGTCGGTGAAAAAAGAGAAGTGGTGGGAATGAGGAAATTCTTCACGGAAGCCTGCGAGGAGTGA
- a CDS encoding ABC transporter ATP-binding protein, with protein MPLLEIKNLTKIFTIGSIFSRTRIVAVDNVNFDIKEAEIFTLAGESGCGKTTTAKIILGFEEPTSGEIIYKGRKIDRVHQNEKERRELLKEIQAVFQNPFSTFNPLRKVDRYFYETLFNLGIADTKKKAEEIIKEKLSAVGISFEEFSEKYPSEFSGGQLQRISIARALLTNPSLLVADEPVSMVDASLRMSIVNLFKDLKEQYGVSVLYITHDLTTAYYVSDRIAVMFRGNIVELGPAEKVLMEPKHPYTQLLRESVPEPDPKKKWDIRIKLSETEQAEYLRQGCKFAGRCPKVMDICRKEPPPYFEVDGVQVKCWLYR; from the coding sequence ATGCCGCTTCTTGAGATAAAAAATCTGACGAAGATCTTCACCATAGGGAGCATCTTCTCCAGAACGAGAATAGTGGCTGTGGATAACGTGAACTTCGATATAAAAGAAGCAGAGATCTTCACCCTCGCTGGAGAGAGCGGCTGTGGAAAGACCACGACCGCCAAGATCATCCTCGGCTTTGAAGAACCCACCTCCGGTGAGATCATCTACAAAGGAAGAAAGATCGATCGTGTGCATCAGAACGAAAAGGAAAGAAGAGAGCTTCTAAAAGAAATACAGGCAGTCTTCCAGAATCCGTTCTCCACGTTCAACCCCCTCAGGAAGGTGGACAGGTACTTCTATGAGACACTCTTCAACCTTGGCATAGCGGATACAAAAAAGAAGGCAGAAGAGATCATCAAAGAGAAACTCTCCGCAGTCGGTATCTCCTTTGAAGAATTCTCCGAGAAGTACCCAAGTGAGTTCTCGGGAGGTCAGCTTCAAAGAATTTCCATCGCAAGGGCACTTCTCACGAATCCTTCTCTTCTCGTTGCAGACGAACCTGTCTCGATGGTCGACGCTTCTTTGAGAATGTCGATCGTGAACCTCTTCAAGGATCTCAAAGAACAGTACGGTGTGAGCGTGCTCTACATCACCCACGATCTCACAACGGCCTACTACGTCTCTGACAGAATCGCCGTCATGTTCAGAGGAAACATAGTGGAACTGGGACCCGCAGAGAAAGTTCTCATGGAACCAAAGCATCCATACACCCAGCTTTTGAGGGAATCCGTTCCAGAACCGGATCCGAAGAAAAAGTGGGACATCAGGATAAAACTGTCCGAGACAGAGCAGGCAGAGTATCTGAGACAGGGCTGCAAGTTCGCAGGAAGATGTCCAAAGGTCATGGATATATGCAGAAAGGAGCCTCCTCCGTATTTTGAAGTAGATGGTGTGCAGGTGAAATGCTGGTTGTACAGATGA
- a CDS encoding ABC transporter ATP-binding protein, which produces MIAVEVLRTENLKSYYILDIFGKKRVVKAVDEVNISIMENEIYGIAGESGCGKSTLLRALFAAIEPPQRIVGGKVLYRENGKEVDVYSLSDEERRKLRWNFISYVPQGSMSVLNPVVKIKETFKDFIESHTTGKTKEEAYEMAKEHIRELGLPIEILNAYPHQLSGGMRQRVTIALATVLSPKVIIADEPTTALDVVTQRGVIQLLKEIQSSRQNTIILVTHDMGVHANVTDRIAIMYAGKIIEEGKTEEIFENPLHPYTKYLIYSLPKFGDKGRRESAPGSPPSLADLPPGCSFHPRCPHAFDRCKKEVPPLKEYLPGHRVACWLVEEGKNAAS; this is translated from the coding sequence GTGATAGCGGTGGAAGTGTTGAGAACAGAAAATCTCAAGTCTTATTACATTCTGGACATATTCGGAAAAAAGAGAGTAGTGAAAGCAGTGGACGAGGTGAACATTTCGATCATGGAGAACGAGATATACGGTATCGCAGGAGAGAGCGGATGTGGAAAGAGCACTCTTTTGAGAGCTCTCTTTGCTGCAATAGAACCACCACAGAGAATAGTGGGAGGAAAGGTCTTGTACAGAGAAAACGGAAAAGAAGTGGATGTTTATTCTCTGAGCGATGAAGAGAGAAGAAAACTCAGATGGAATTTCATTTCCTACGTTCCTCAAGGATCTATGAGTGTTCTCAATCCCGTGGTGAAGATAAAAGAGACCTTCAAGGATTTCATAGAAAGCCACACGACTGGAAAGACGAAAGAAGAAGCGTACGAGATGGCAAAAGAACACATAAGAGAGCTGGGGCTTCCAATAGAAATTCTCAACGCCTATCCACACCAGCTATCTGGTGGAATGAGGCAGAGGGTAACGATCGCCCTTGCAACCGTTCTGTCACCGAAGGTGATCATAGCGGACGAGCCGACGACGGCTCTCGACGTTGTGACTCAGAGAGGTGTGATCCAGCTTCTCAAGGAGATACAATCTTCAAGACAGAACACCATCATCCTTGTCACACACGATATGGGGGTTCATGCGAACGTGACAGACAGGATAGCAATCATGTACGCAGGAAAGATCATAGAAGAAGGGAAAACAGAAGAGATCTTTGAAAACCCCTTGCATCCCTACACGAAGTATCTGATCTACTCGCTTCCAAAGTTTGGAGACAAAGGAAGGAGAGAAAGCGCTCCTGGAAGTCCTCCGTCACTCGCCGATCTTCCACCAGGATGCAGTTTCCATCCAAGATGTCCACATGCGTTCGATAGGTGCAAAAAAGAAGTACCCCCTCTCAAGGAATACCTGCCGGGCCACAGAGTTGCATGCTGGTTAGTAGAGGAGGGAAAGAATGCCGCTTCTTGA
- a CDS encoding ABC transporter permease, with the protein MQVLKDLLRDTRFRFGFIVLLVLLTLSILSFFSPYNPYLWNQVPRDLPPHWPHILGTNSMGQDIFWKLTFAVRNSLVMSLIAGLVSRIIAMIVGMIAGYKGGAADRVLTFLSDSFLVIPLFIIIVLVASIVKGRLSLPMLGLLLGVFGWAWDARVIRSQVLSLRERDFTYTALLSGSKALSIVFKEYLPFLIPLIFATLIGNMSWAIGMEITLAILGVSNLDIPTLGTMLQWSINYQALLLGYWWWVLTPVLTSIFLFIALYLISISISEYLDPRMRIQRIGQA; encoded by the coding sequence ATGCAGGTGTTGAAGGATCTGTTGAGAGATACACGTTTCAGATTCGGTTTCATAGTTCTTCTGGTACTTTTGACACTCTCTATCCTGTCTTTCTTTTCACCGTACAACCCGTACCTGTGGAATCAGGTCCCGAGGGATCTTCCACCCCATTGGCCTCACATACTTGGAACCAACTCGATGGGACAGGACATTTTCTGGAAACTCACTTTCGCTGTGAGAAACTCACTTGTCATGTCACTGATCGCGGGACTTGTATCGAGAATCATAGCCATGATCGTTGGTATGATAGCCGGATACAAAGGAGGAGCCGCAGATAGGGTCCTGACATTTCTCAGCGATTCTTTCCTTGTGATACCACTTTTCATAATAATAGTTCTGGTTGCTTCTATTGTAAAGGGACGTTTGAGTCTTCCCATGCTTGGGCTTCTCCTTGGAGTCTTTGGTTGGGCATGGGATGCGAGAGTGATCAGGTCTCAGGTTTTGAGTTTGAGGGAAAGAGATTTCACCTACACTGCTCTTCTCTCTGGATCAAAAGCTCTTTCGATCGTTTTCAAAGAGTATCTACCGTTTCTGATACCGCTCATATTCGCCACTCTCATAGGTAACATGTCCTGGGCTATTGGAATGGAAATCACACTCGCGATACTGGGTGTGTCGAACCTGGACATACCCACACTCGGTACCATGCTTCAATGGTCGATAAACTACCAGGCCCTTCTACTGGGATACTGGTGGTGGGTGCTGACTCCTGTTTTAACGTCTATCTTTTTGTTCATAGCGCTGTACTTGATTTCCATCAGCATCAGTGAGTATCTGGATCCGAGGATGAGGATACAGAGAATAGGACAGGCATGA
- a CDS encoding ABC transporter permease — protein sequence MSFVRRYLLPRLITYFLVVFVGLTIVFFLPRFLPSDPIQAYIDRLITQGGNLNPEYFDKLVETIKELYGLQGSLWDQYVNFWKRLLKGDFGPSYFQFPTPVMKLIRQSLPWTAWLLFVTTVISWIIGNILGGLAGYFSDRKWVKILDGIAMVIRPMPYYILALGLLILLAYILPIFPIGGGFAIGMQFTFSWENLLILLKHAFLPALSLVLIGVFSWFQAMKLVVQSVKTEDYVKYAKMGGIEERRIVRRYVIRNAMLPQITGLALSLGQIFGGALITEIVFSYPGIGSLLYNAIFTGDYNLLMGISTLSILLVTTSILVIDLLYPLFDPRVRYR from the coding sequence TTGAGCTTTGTAAGGAGATACCTGCTTCCAAGATTGATAACTTACTTTCTCGTGGTTTTTGTGGGTTTAACGATTGTGTTTTTCTTGCCGAGATTCCTTCCGAGTGATCCTATACAGGCTTACATCGATCGACTCATAACACAGGGAGGAAATTTGAATCCAGAGTACTTCGACAAACTTGTGGAAACGATCAAGGAACTTTATGGTTTGCAGGGAAGCCTGTGGGATCAGTACGTCAACTTCTGGAAAAGACTTTTAAAAGGCGATTTTGGTCCTTCATACTTTCAGTTTCCAACTCCTGTGATGAAATTAATAAGACAATCATTGCCCTGGACTGCCTGGCTCTTGTTTGTAACGACTGTCATTTCCTGGATCATAGGAAACATTCTTGGAGGACTCGCAGGATACTTCTCTGACAGAAAATGGGTGAAGATTCTCGATGGTATTGCGATGGTGATAAGACCGATGCCGTACTACATCCTCGCACTCGGACTTTTGATCCTCCTTGCGTATATACTTCCCATCTTTCCAATCGGCGGAGGTTTTGCAATAGGAATGCAGTTCACCTTCAGCTGGGAAAACCTGCTGATACTCCTAAAACACGCTTTCCTTCCAGCTCTTTCTTTAGTTCTAATAGGTGTGTTTTCCTGGTTTCAAGCCATGAAGCTTGTGGTTCAAAGTGTGAAAACAGAAGACTACGTGAAATACGCAAAGATGGGAGGAATAGAAGAAAGAAGAATCGTTCGAAGATATGTCATAAGAAACGCTATGTTACCACAGATAACGGGTCTTGCTCTCTCTCTGGGACAGATCTTTGGAGGTGCTTTGATCACAGAGATCGTGTTCTCCTATCCCGGTATTGGATCTCTTCTTTACAACGCCATTTTCACGGGTGATTACAATCTCTTAATGGGTATAAGTACCCTCTCCATACTTCTCGTTACAACCAGTATACTTGTGATCGATCTGCTTTATCCACTGTTTGATCCGAGAGTGAGATACAGATGA
- a CDS encoding ABC transporter substrate-binding protein, whose translation MKKFLVVLFVVSMFSLFFAQLPPNIPRNETFIAQVLTGRAANPTNFNVWTGWVWQDRGVQNLLLEPLWYVDFATGEIINALAESLPTYNSDFTELTIKLRKGVYWSDGEPFTADDVVFTIETIMSTPAFGYHQELVNEVENVEKLDDYTVKIKLKRPNARFHTYFLDRWGGIRPMPKHVFEKVEDPVNFEFNPPVGTGPYVLHSVDPGGYWTLWQRREDWDRTPTGMLFGMPQPKYVLFIDYGSPEKQVLAMAQHQLDEAILTIEALKAVLNRVKTARAWRKNFPWTVNNDPCVTGFVFNTAKEPFNNIEVRWALTLAIDIVEYAANAFDGAVTLSPIHIPLSTAYYNWYFARLEDWLKNYEIDLGNGEKFKPYDPEAGLRLAEYAKKRGYSVPDNPEIIKRTFGPGWWKYAPDVAAKLLEKNGFYRDKNGKWHLPNGDLWQITIIAPTNPSDPAYRNAFALSQAWKKFGIDAVVQTSENANSFGSEGNFDVHTAWPAAEPWGGHPDLYRTLYPFHSEYVVPIGENATWGNYCRWSDPRLDKIIEELKNTPWGNTQKLIELGTEALKIIVEGLPSVPTFNYPGVIAWDEYYWTNYPGAENPYSQPYQHWPNFKYMLPKLKPTGRK comes from the coding sequence ATGAAGAAGTTTCTTGTAGTTTTGTTCGTCGTTTCCATGTTCAGTCTGTTCTTTGCACAGCTTCCACCCAATATTCCGAGGAATGAGACTTTCATTGCGCAGGTTTTGACCGGAAGAGCAGCCAACCCCACCAACTTCAACGTGTGGACAGGATGGGTTTGGCAGGACAGGGGTGTTCAGAACTTGCTTCTGGAACCGCTCTGGTACGTGGATTTCGCAACTGGAGAGATCATAAACGCACTTGCCGAATCTCTCCCGACCTACAATTCTGACTTCACAGAACTCACCATCAAACTCAGAAAAGGTGTATATTGGAGCGATGGAGAACCATTCACAGCGGATGACGTTGTGTTCACAATCGAAACAATCATGAGCACTCCAGCGTTTGGATACCATCAGGAACTGGTCAACGAGGTTGAAAACGTCGAGAAATTGGACGACTACACCGTGAAAATAAAACTCAAGAGACCAAACGCCAGGTTCCACACTTATTTCCTCGACAGATGGGGCGGAATAAGACCTATGCCAAAACACGTTTTTGAAAAGGTTGAAGATCCTGTTAACTTTGAATTCAATCCACCCGTTGGAACCGGCCCATACGTGCTCCATTCTGTCGATCCAGGAGGATACTGGACACTCTGGCAGAGAAGAGAAGACTGGGACAGAACACCGACTGGTATGCTCTTTGGAATGCCACAACCCAAGTACGTACTCTTCATAGATTACGGTTCCCCGGAAAAACAGGTCCTTGCCATGGCACAGCATCAGCTTGACGAAGCAATCCTCACGATAGAAGCGCTCAAAGCGGTTCTCAACAGAGTCAAAACAGCCAGAGCCTGGAGGAAAAACTTCCCGTGGACTGTAAACAACGATCCATGTGTGACAGGATTTGTCTTCAACACAGCGAAAGAGCCATTCAACAACATCGAAGTTAGATGGGCACTCACACTCGCAATTGATATTGTTGAATACGCTGCCAACGCTTTCGATGGTGCCGTAACGCTTTCGCCTATCCACATACCACTTTCAACCGCATACTACAACTGGTATTTCGCAAGGCTTGAAGACTGGCTCAAAAATTACGAAATCGATCTTGGAAACGGAGAGAAATTCAAGCCATACGATCCAGAAGCAGGCCTTAGGTTAGCAGAATATGCAAAGAAGAGAGGCTATTCTGTACCTGATAATCCTGAAATAATTAAGAGAACTTTCGGACCTGGTTGGTGGAAGTATGCCCCCGATGTTGCAGCAAAACTTCTGGAAAAGAACGGATTCTACAGAGATAAGAATGGAAAATGGCATCTGCCGAATGGAGATCTGTGGCAGATAACAATAATTGCCCCCACCAATCCATCTGATCCTGCTTACAGAAACGCATTTGCTCTCTCCCAGGCGTGGAAGAAATTCGGAATAGATGCGGTCGTTCAGACTTCCGAAAATGCAAACTCGTTTGGTTCGGAGGGTAACTTCGATGTTCACACCGCATGGCCAGCCGCAGAACCTTGGGGTGGTCATCCAGACCTTTACAGGACACTCTATCCATTCCATTCTGAGTACGTTGTTCCAATAGGTGAAAATGCAACATGGGGTAATTACTGCAGGTGGTCCGACCCAAGGCTTGACAAAATAATCGAAGAACTCAAGAATACACCATGGGGTAACACTCAAAAACTCATAGAACTCGGTACCGAAGCTCTTAAGATAATCGTTGAAGGACTTCCAAGTGTTCCGACATTCAACTATCCTGGTGTTATCGCATGGGATGAATACTACTGGACGAATTATCCTGGAGCAGAAAATCCATACTCGCAGCCCTACCAGCACTGGCCGAACTTCAAGTACATGCTCCCGAAGCTGAAACCAACCGGTAGAAAATGA
- a CDS encoding endo-1,4-beta-xylanase has protein sequence MKILPSVLILLLGCVPVFSSQNVSLRELAEKLNIYIGFAAINNFWSLSDEEKYMEVARREFNILTPENQMKWDTIHPERDRYNFTPAEKHVEFAEENNMIVHGHTLVWHNQLPGWITGREWTKEELLNVLEDHIKTVVSHFKGRVKIWDVVNEAVSDSGTYRESVWYKTIGPEYIEKAFRWTKEADPDAILIYNDYSIEEINAKSNFVYNMIKELKEKGVPVDGIGFQMHIDYRGLNYDSFRRNLERFAKLGLQIYITEMDVRIPLSGSEDYYLKKQAEICAKIFDICLDNPAVKAIQFWGFTDKYSWVPGFFKGYGKALLFDENYNPKPCYYAIKEVLEKKIEERK, from the coding sequence ATGAAAATATTACCTTCTGTGCTGATCCTTTTGTTGGGATGTGTTCCGGTTTTCAGCTCTCAAAATGTATCTCTGAGAGAGCTCGCAGAAAAGCTGAACATCTATATTGGTTTTGCTGCAATCAACAACTTTTGGTCTCTTTCCGACGAAGAAAAGTACATGGAAGTTGCAAGAAGAGAATTCAACATCCTGACTCCCGAGAACCAGATGAAGTGGGATACGATCCATCCAGAAAGAGACAGATACAATTTCACTCCCGCTGAAAAACACGTTGAGTTTGCAGAAGAAAACAACATGATCGTGCATGGGCACACTCTTGTCTGGCACAACCAGCTTCCTGGATGGATCACTGGTAGAGAATGGACAAAGGAAGAACTTTTGAACGTTCTTGAAGACCACATAAAAACGGTGGTGTCTCATTTCAAAGGTAGAGTGAAGATCTGGGATGTGGTGAACGAAGCGGTGAGCGATTCTGGAACCTACAGGGAAAGCGTGTGGTACAAGACGATCGGTCCTGAATACATTGAAAAAGCGTTCAGATGGACAAAAGAAGCCGATCCAGATGCGATTCTCATCTACAACGACTACAGCATAGAAGAAATCAACGCAAAATCGAACTTCGTCTACAACATGATAAAAGAGCTGAAAGAAAAGGGAGTACCTGTAGATGGAATAGGATTTCAGATGCACATAGACTACAGAGGGCTCAATTATGACAGTTTCAGAAGGAATTTGGAGAGATTTGCGAAACTCGGTCTTCAAATATACATCACAGAGATGGATGTGAGAATTCCTCTCAGTGGTTCGGAAGATTATTACTTGAAAAAACAGGCCGAAATTTGTGCGAAGATCTTCGATATATGCTTGGACAACCCTGCGGTTAAAGCGATCCAGTTCTGGGGATTCACAGACAAATACTCCTGGGTTCCCGGCTTTTTCAAAGGGTACGGAAAAGCGTTGCTATTCGACGAGAATTACAATCCCAAGCCTTGTTATTACGCGATAAAAGAGGTGCTGGAGAAAAAGATAGAAGAAAGAAAATGA
- the uxuA gene encoding mannonate dehydratase, with protein MKLVFRWYGEKHDTVTLEQIRQIPGVEGVVGALFDIPVGEVWPLEEIMKLKETVEKAGLKLEVIESVNVHEDIKLGLPTRDRYIENYKETIRNLAKAGVKVVCYNFMPVFDWMRTDLHKKLPDGSETMEYDHRLIEGVTPDELIKRVKEGSQGFVLPGWEWDRLEKLRETFELYKNVDEEKLFENLVYFLERVIPVCEECDVKLAIHPDDPPWSIFGLPRIITNKENIERMLKAVDSPYNGITFCMGSLGANPENNIPEMIRYFGKMGRIHFAHVRNLKFTGEKSFYETAHPSFCGSHDLFEVMKAFHDIGYEGYIRPDHGRLIWGEKARPGYGLYDRALGATYILGLWEAIDKMKKRYC; from the coding sequence ATGAAGCTTGTCTTCAGATGGTATGGTGAAAAACACGATACCGTGACACTGGAACAAATACGTCAGATCCCAGGAGTAGAAGGAGTCGTAGGAGCTCTGTTTGACATACCTGTGGGAGAAGTCTGGCCACTTGAGGAAATAATGAAGCTGAAAGAAACCGTTGAAAAAGCGGGATTGAAACTCGAAGTTATCGAGAGTGTGAACGTCCACGAAGACATAAAACTGGGTCTTCCCACAAGGGACAGGTATATAGAGAACTACAAGGAAACGATCAGAAACCTGGCAAAGGCCGGTGTGAAGGTAGTCTGCTACAACTTCATGCCCGTATTCGACTGGATGAGAACGGATCTACACAAAAAACTCCCGGATGGTTCTGAAACGATGGAGTACGATCACCGTCTCATCGAAGGGGTAACACCAGACGAACTCATAAAACGAGTGAAAGAGGGCTCTCAGGGTTTCGTCCTCCCAGGATGGGAATGGGACAGACTGGAGAAACTGAGAGAAACCTTCGAACTCTACAAGAACGTAGATGAAGAAAAACTCTTCGAAAACCTGGTTTATTTTCTCGAAAGAGTTATCCCCGTTTGTGAAGAATGCGATGTGAAACTCGCAATACACCCGGATGATCCACCATGGAGTATTTTTGGCCTGCCAAGGATTATAACAAACAAGGAAAACATAGAGAGAATGTTGAAAGCTGTTGACAGCCCCTACAACGGAATAACGTTCTGCATGGGATCACTCGGAGCAAATCCTGAGAACAACATACCTGAGATGATAAGATACTTCGGAAAGATGGGCAGGATCCACTTTGCACACGTGAGAAACCTGAAGTTCACCGGTGAGAAGAGTTTCTACGAAACTGCACATCCTTCCTTCTGCGGTTCTCACGATCTCTTTGAAGTGATGAAAGCGTTTCATGACATAGGCTACGAAGGGTACATACGTCCTGATCATGGAAGACTGATCTGGGGTGAAAAGGCACGTCCCGGCTATGGACTCTACGACAGGGCACTCGGAGCAACCTACATTCTCGGTCTCTGGGAAGCTATCGACAAAATGAAAAAGAGATACTGCTGA